A genomic stretch from Carbonactinospora thermoautotrophica includes:
- a CDS encoding APC family permease — MTTADRTAATEPALRRVIGPKLLLFFVIGDILGTGIYALTGKVAGEVGGAAWLSFALSFAVALFTASSYVELVGKYPRAAGAALYAHRAFGIPFLTFLVAFAVMSSGLTSASAAARAFGGDYLAEFVALPSTLVAIAFVVALALINFRGVSESVKTNVVLTCVELSGLLIVIAIGFIALSRGTGDPGQVLEFKEGANPVTAVVSGAALAFFAMVGFEDSVNMAEETKDPQRAFPRALFLGITVTGIVYILVAACSTMLVPIPVLERSSGPLLEVVKAGAPGFPLQLFALVALFAVSNSALINLLMASRLVYGMARERIIPGVFGAVHPLRRTPRVAILFTTLLAIGLIVFGDIRELGGTTALLLLGVFTLVNAAVLVLHRDKVEHEHYRAPTVLPVLGVLTCAYLASPLSGRDPEQYVLAAVLLGIGVLLWAVNLLFLRGRRRFAPEKITGPTPPEKTG; from the coding sequence ATGACCACCGCGGACCGGACCGCCGCCACCGAGCCGGCGCTGCGGCGGGTGATCGGCCCGAAACTCCTGCTCTTCTTCGTGATCGGCGACATCCTCGGCACCGGGATCTACGCCCTCACCGGGAAGGTGGCCGGCGAGGTCGGCGGGGCGGCCTGGCTGTCGTTCGCGCTCTCCTTCGCCGTGGCCCTCTTCACCGCCTCCTCCTACGTCGAACTGGTCGGCAAGTACCCGCGGGCCGCAGGAGCCGCGCTGTACGCCCACCGGGCGTTCGGCATCCCGTTCCTCACGTTCCTGGTCGCGTTCGCGGTCATGAGCTCCGGGCTGACCTCGGCGAGCGCGGCGGCCCGGGCGTTCGGCGGCGACTACCTGGCCGAGTTCGTGGCCCTGCCGAGCACGCTGGTCGCGATCGCGTTCGTGGTCGCGCTCGCGCTCATCAACTTCCGCGGCGTGTCGGAGTCGGTGAAGACGAACGTCGTGCTCACCTGCGTCGAGCTGTCCGGCCTGCTCATCGTCATCGCGATCGGGTTCATCGCGCTCTCCCGCGGCACGGGCGACCCCGGGCAGGTGCTGGAGTTCAAGGAGGGCGCGAACCCGGTGACGGCCGTGGTGTCCGGGGCCGCGCTCGCCTTCTTCGCGATGGTCGGGTTCGAGGACTCGGTGAACATGGCCGAGGAGACCAAGGACCCGCAGCGGGCGTTCCCGCGCGCCCTGTTCCTCGGCATCACCGTCACCGGCATCGTCTACATACTGGTCGCGGCCTGCTCCACGATGCTCGTGCCGATCCCTGTCCTGGAGCGGTCCAGCGGGCCGCTGCTGGAGGTCGTGAAGGCCGGCGCCCCGGGTTTCCCGCTGCAGTTGTTCGCGCTCGTCGCGCTGTTCGCGGTGTCGAACTCGGCGCTGATCAACCTGCTGATGGCGTCCCGGCTCGTGTACGGCATGGCACGCGAGCGCATCATCCCGGGCGTGTTCGGCGCCGTGCACCCGCTGCGCCGCACCCCGCGGGTGGCGATCCTCTTCACCACCCTGCTCGCGATCGGGCTGATCGTCTTCGGCGACATCCGCGAGCTGGGCGGCACGACCGCGCTGCTGCTGCTCGGCGTCTTCACCCTCGTCAACGCCGCCGTCCTGGTACTGCACCGCGACAAGGTCGAGCACGAGCACTACCGGGCGCCGACGGTCCTGCCCGTGCTCGGCGTGCTCACCTGCGCCTACCTGGCGAGCCCGCTATCCGGCCGGGACCCGGAGCAGTACGTGCTCGCCGCCGTCCTGCTCGGGATCGGCGTACTGCTCTGGGCGGTGAACCTGCTGTTCCTGCGCGGCCGCCGCCGGTTCGCTCCGGAGAAGATCACCGGACCCACGCCTCCGGAGAAGACCGGCTGA
- a CDS encoding BlaI/MecI/CopY family transcriptional regulator has product MPRFGELEAAIMDVVWTAGHPLRVREVLEVLQRQRPLAYTTVQTVMEILRRKGWLSRERDGKAHRYAATRSREDYVAELMNEALAMAGDRTATLLRFFQGMDPDEVTQLRRALDAAHREETP; this is encoded by the coding sequence GTGCCGCGGTTCGGGGAGCTGGAGGCCGCGATCATGGACGTGGTCTGGACCGCGGGTCACCCGCTGCGGGTCCGCGAGGTACTGGAGGTGCTGCAACGGCAGCGCCCGCTCGCGTACACGACGGTGCAGACGGTGATGGAGATCCTGCGCCGTAAGGGCTGGTTGAGCCGGGAGCGGGACGGCAAGGCGCACCGATACGCGGCGACCAGGAGCCGTGAGGATTACGTGGCCGAGCTGATGAACGAGGCGTTGGCGATGGCCGGGGACCGGACGGCGACGCTGCTGCGGTTCTTCCAAGGCATGGACCCGGACGAGGTCACCCAGCTGCGGCGGGCGCTGGACGCGGCCCACCGCGAGGAGACGCCGTGA
- a CDS encoding 2'-5' RNA ligase family protein translates to MGRSSGRLRTIGVAVAIPEPYGTCLQSYRESFGDPLARAIPTHVTLLPPTEVSEARLDEIERHLQAVAADERPFVMHLRGTGSFRPVSPVVFVQLAQGISDCERIERRIRSGPLARELKFNYHPHVTVAHDVPDEMLDLAFEKLSSFEAKFEVLGFSLYEHGQDGVWRPQRDFVFGQVFPGPHPTEQPAG, encoded by the coding sequence ATGGGTCGGTCGAGTGGACGGCTGCGCACGATCGGGGTGGCCGTCGCCATCCCGGAGCCGTACGGGACCTGCTTGCAGAGTTACCGGGAGAGCTTCGGCGACCCGCTCGCCCGCGCCATCCCCACCCACGTGACCCTGCTGCCGCCGACCGAGGTGTCCGAAGCCCGGCTCGACGAGATCGAACGGCACCTGCAGGCCGTCGCGGCGGACGAGCGGCCCTTCGTGATGCACCTGCGCGGCACGGGGTCGTTCCGCCCCGTGTCGCCGGTGGTGTTCGTCCAGCTCGCCCAGGGGATCAGCGACTGTGAGCGGATCGAGCGCCGGATCCGTTCCGGCCCGCTGGCCCGGGAGTTGAAGTTCAACTACCACCCGCACGTCACGGTCGCCCACGACGTGCCGGACGAGATGCTCGACCTGGCGTTCGAGAAGCTGTCCTCGTTCGAGGCCAAGTTCGAGGTGCTGGGCTTCAGCCTGTACGAGCACGGCCAGGACGGTGTGTGGCGCCCGCAGCGCGACTTCGTGTTCGGGCAGGTGTTCCCGGGGCCCCATCCGACCGAGCAGCCGGCCGGCTGA
- the trpS gene encoding tryptophan--tRNA ligase codes for MSAPRPRVLSGIQPTADSFHLGNYLGAIRQWVRLQETHDAFYCIVDLHAITVDHDPARLRERTRVSVAQLLAAGLDPELCTLFVQSHVPEHAQLAWVLNCLTGFGEASRMTQFKDKAQKQGAERATVGLFTYPILQAADILLYQANVVPVGEDQRQHLELTRDLAQRFNGRFGQTFTVPEPHIVKDTAKILDLQEPAIKMSKSASSPGGIIELLDDPKASAKKIRSAVTDSEREIRYDEERKPGISNLLTIYSALTGKPVPELERDYAGKGYGDLKKDLAQVVVDFVTPFQERTRKLLADPETLDTILANGAEKARRIAAETLAVVYDRVGFLPPKR; via the coding sequence ATGTCCGCGCCACGCCCTCGAGTGCTCTCCGGTATCCAGCCCACCGCTGACTCGTTCCACCTCGGCAACTACCTGGGGGCGATCCGGCAGTGGGTACGGCTGCAGGAGACCCACGACGCCTTCTACTGCATCGTCGACCTGCACGCGATCACCGTCGACCACGACCCGGCCAGGCTCCGGGAGCGCACCAGGGTCTCGGTCGCGCAACTGCTCGCGGCCGGGCTCGACCCGGAGCTCTGCACGTTGTTCGTGCAGAGCCACGTGCCCGAGCACGCGCAGCTCGCCTGGGTGCTGAACTGCTTGACCGGTTTCGGCGAGGCGAGCCGGATGACGCAGTTCAAGGACAAGGCCCAGAAGCAGGGCGCGGAGCGCGCCACCGTGGGCCTGTTCACGTACCCGATCCTGCAGGCGGCGGACATCCTGCTGTACCAGGCGAACGTGGTGCCCGTGGGCGAGGACCAGCGCCAGCACCTGGAGCTGACCCGGGACCTGGCCCAGCGGTTCAACGGGCGGTTCGGCCAGACGTTCACCGTGCCCGAGCCGCACATCGTCAAGGACACCGCCAAGATCCTTGACCTGCAGGAGCCGGCGATCAAGATGAGCAAGTCGGCCTCGTCGCCGGGCGGCATCATCGAGCTGCTGGACGACCCGAAGGCCAGCGCCAAGAAGATCCGCTCGGCGGTCACCGACTCCGAGCGGGAGATCCGGTACGACGAGGAGCGCAAGCCGGGCATCTCCAACCTGCTCACGATCTACTCGGCGCTCACCGGCAAGCCGGTGCCGGAGTTGGAGCGGGACTACGCGGGCAAGGGTTACGGCGACCTGAAGAAGGACCTCGCCCAAGTGGTGGTCGACTTCGTCACCCCGTTCCAGGAGCGGACCCGGAAACTGCTCGCCGACCCCGAGACGCTGGATACCATCCTCGCCAACGGCGCCGAGAAGGCCCGGCGGATCGCCGCCGAGACCCTCGCTGTTGTATACGACAGGGTGGGCTTCCTCCCGCCCAAGCGTTGA
- a CDS encoding SCO4848 family membrane protein — protein sequence MTFRVSWFLLLVGVWNCVIWPNFMYNIAKDPRSWSGGEPTGFFLVHLVLVVVNVAIGLALLVLGLRGIRAKARASESGEQVRG from the coding sequence GTGACTTTCCGCGTGAGCTGGTTCCTGCTGCTCGTCGGTGTCTGGAACTGCGTGATCTGGCCGAATTTCATGTACAACATCGCCAAGGATCCGCGGTCCTGGTCCGGCGGTGAACCCACCGGCTTCTTCCTGGTGCACCTGGTGCTGGTCGTGGTGAACGTCGCCATCGGTCTCGCCCTGCTCGTCCTCGGCCTGCGCGGCATCCGCGCGAAGGCGCGGGCGTCGGAATCCGGTGAGCAGGTGCGCGGGTAG
- a CDS encoding class I SAM-dependent methyltransferase yields the protein MTERVGEREHRYFARYYDRITQVAERRWLGAVRDRLVGELGGQVLEIGAGTGANLAHYRGAARVVAAEPDRAMRHYLRQRLDQAHVPVEVSAARGEDLPFPDASFDAVVSTLVLCSVSDLDRTLAEVRRVLKPTGRFVFCEHVRAPGVRGRIQDLLTPVWRRLGAGCHPNRRIRAAIERAGLVIRDIETFYPRPNFPVTVPMIRGVAVPADRRHAHPGR from the coding sequence ATGACCGAACGCGTGGGTGAACGTGAGCACCGGTACTTCGCGAGGTACTACGACCGGATCACCCAGGTGGCTGAGCGGCGGTGGCTCGGGGCGGTGCGCGACCGCCTGGTCGGGGAGCTGGGCGGGCAGGTCTTGGAGATCGGCGCCGGCACCGGCGCCAACCTTGCCCACTACCGGGGCGCGGCGCGGGTGGTCGCGGCCGAACCGGACCGGGCCATGCGCCACTACCTGCGCCAGCGGCTGGATCAGGCCCACGTGCCGGTGGAGGTCAGCGCCGCGCGTGGTGAGGATCTGCCCTTCCCCGACGCCAGCTTCGACGCGGTGGTGAGCACGCTGGTGCTGTGCTCGGTCAGTGATCTGGACCGGACGCTGGCCGAGGTCCGGCGTGTGCTCAAGCCGACCGGACGGTTCGTGTTCTGCGAGCACGTGCGCGCCCCCGGGGTGCGCGGCCGGATCCAGGACCTGCTCACCCCGGTGTGGAGGCGCCTGGGTGCGGGCTGTCACCCCAACCGGCGGATCCGGGCCGCGATCGAGCGGGCCGGCCTGGTCATCCGCGACATCGAGACGTTTTACCCCCGCCCGAACTTCCCGGTCACCGTGCCGATGATCCGGGGGGTGGCGGTACCGGCGGATCGCCGGCACGCGCACCCGGGCCGCTGA
- a CDS encoding D-alanyl-D-alanine carboxypeptidase family protein, with the protein MTAAAAHAQPSPPAGQPTPIAQPAGRTIGGPKLASSGLIVDPQAPPLPAVKAKTFVVADLDSGQILAARGPHVRLPPASTLKILTADTLLPRLHPEQPCTATAEDAAIIGSRAGVVPGQRYRADDLFRAMMMVSGNDAAYVLARCAGGVPQTVRLMQEEAHRLQAYDTTVVNPCGLDEPGQLSSAYDLALLGRAGMARQDFRGYVGVTKAPWPGKDGKPESMWNRNRLFYRYHGRATVIGVKNGYTTQARHTLVGAARQGDRTLIVSLMQGDRTIYEDAGRLLDWGFAASGKVHPVGQLVEPLPRPGLVSGDGSGERRAGGPGVVAQSRGERALGWLGVLLGAGVFFGGAAVLYRLLTRVSQKP; encoded by the coding sequence ATGACCGCCGCGGCGGCGCACGCCCAACCGTCGCCACCGGCCGGACAACCGACGCCGATCGCGCAGCCGGCCGGCCGCACCATCGGGGGGCCGAAACTGGCCAGCAGTGGGCTGATCGTGGATCCGCAGGCGCCGCCGCTGCCGGCGGTCAAGGCCAAGACGTTCGTCGTGGCCGACCTGGACAGCGGGCAAATCCTCGCCGCGCGAGGCCCGCACGTGCGGCTGCCTCCGGCGAGCACGCTGAAGATCCTGACCGCGGACACGCTGCTCCCCCGGCTGCACCCGGAGCAGCCGTGCACCGCGACCGCCGAGGACGCCGCGATCATCGGCAGCAGGGCGGGCGTGGTCCCAGGCCAGCGGTACCGGGCGGACGACCTGTTCCGTGCGATGATGATGGTCTCCGGCAACGACGCCGCGTACGTGCTCGCGCGGTGCGCGGGCGGCGTGCCGCAGACCGTCCGGCTCATGCAGGAGGAGGCGCACCGCCTGCAGGCATACGACACCACGGTCGTGAACCCCTGCGGGCTGGACGAGCCCGGCCAGCTGTCCTCCGCGTACGACCTGGCGCTGCTCGGCCGCGCCGGCATGGCGCGGCAGGACTTCCGCGGGTACGTGGGCGTAACCAAGGCCCCCTGGCCCGGCAAGGACGGCAAGCCGGAGAGCATGTGGAACCGCAACCGGCTCTTCTACCGCTACCACGGCCGCGCGACCGTCATCGGGGTCAAGAACGGCTACACCACCCAGGCCCGGCACACCCTGGTCGGCGCCGCGCGGCAGGGCGACCGCACCCTGATCGTGTCGCTCATGCAGGGTGACCGGACCATCTACGAGGACGCCGGCCGGCTGCTCGACTGGGGGTTCGCAGCCTCCGGCAAGGTCCACCCGGTCGGCCAGCTCGTCGAGCCGCTGCCCAGGCCTGGCCTGGTGTCCGGCGACGGCAGCGGCGAGCGGCGGGCGGGCGGTCCCGGGGTGGTGGCCCAGTCACGCGGCGAGCGGGCGCTCGGCTGGCTGGGGGTCCTGCTCGGCGCGGGCGTGTTCTTCGGCGGGGCGGCCGTCCTGTACCGGTTGCTGACTCGCGTCTCGCAGAAGCCCTGA
- a CDS encoding F510_1955 family glycosylhydrolase: protein MTHTPRRAFRATALLATALVALAACVGGSSGRAGDHGDDHGTGVSHVHGLGVNPGDGKVYVATHDGVYRIEAPGKATRVGTSRQDTMGFTVIGKNTFLGSGHPAPDEGGPAHLGLIESTDAGVTWQRHSLAGEADFHALEHAHGTVYGYDSTSATLRVSTDKKTWDDRARLAAADIEVHPTDPNTVLATTEQGVVRSTDGGRTFRPTSGGTLQMLLAWPTTVSLYAVDPAGTLSVSVDGGNTWKAISTIPGGRPQAFEAVDQRRLLAATGEGIYESRDGGATFTQLLPLSQ from the coding sequence ATGACCCACACGCCTCGACGCGCCTTCCGGGCAACAGCCTTGCTCGCCACAGCACTCGTGGCCCTCGCGGCGTGCGTCGGCGGCAGCTCCGGGCGCGCGGGCGACCACGGTGACGATCACGGCACTGGAGTGAGTCACGTGCACGGGCTGGGGGTCAACCCTGGCGACGGCAAGGTGTACGTGGCTACCCACGACGGCGTGTACCGGATCGAGGCTCCCGGCAAGGCGACCCGGGTCGGGACCAGCCGCCAGGACACCATGGGCTTCACCGTGATCGGCAAGAACACCTTCCTCGGCAGCGGCCACCCCGCACCCGACGAAGGCGGCCCTGCGCACCTGGGCCTGATCGAGTCCACCGACGCCGGAGTCACCTGGCAGCGCCACTCCCTAGCGGGCGAGGCCGACTTCCACGCCCTGGAGCACGCGCACGGCACCGTCTACGGCTACGACTCCACCTCCGCGACGCTGCGGGTCAGCACGGACAAGAAGACCTGGGACGACCGCGCCCGGCTGGCCGCCGCCGACATCGAGGTCCACCCCACCGACCCCAACACCGTCCTCGCCACCACCGAACAGGGCGTTGTCAGGAGCACCGACGGCGGCCGCACCTTCCGCCCCACCAGCGGGGGAACCTTGCAGATGCTGCTCGCCTGGCCCACCACCGTCAGCCTCTACGCCGTCGACCCCGCCGGCACCCTCAGCGTCAGCGTCGACGGCGGCAACACCTGGAAGGCGATCTCCACCATCCCCGGCGGGCGCCCCCAGGCGTTCGAAGCCGTCGACCAGCGCCGCCTGCTCGCCGCCACCGGTGAGGGGATCTACGAATCCCGCGACGGCGGCGCCACCTTCACCCAACTCCTGCCGCTGTCCCAGTAG
- a CDS encoding pyridoxamine 5'-phosphate oxidase family protein: protein MGGGDTASPARDRQFQRLSRQTCFALLRTVAIGRVAWATPTGEVVVVPVNFAVDGEAVVFQTAAGGKLDAVREGRPLSFEADDMEPALQTGWSVLLTGMAEEVTAPDQVRRLRELPFAPWANLPDPVFVRLPAREVTGRRIRLHPGGVTVERVGGR from the coding sequence ATGGGTGGCGGGGACACGGCATCACCGGCCAGGGACCGCCAGTTCCAGAGGCTGAGCCGGCAGACCTGCTTCGCGTTGTTGCGCACCGTGGCGATCGGCCGGGTGGCCTGGGCGACGCCGACCGGTGAGGTCGTGGTGGTGCCGGTGAACTTCGCCGTGGACGGCGAGGCCGTGGTGTTCCAGACCGCGGCGGGTGGCAAGCTCGACGCCGTGCGGGAAGGCCGCCCGCTGTCGTTCGAGGCCGACGACATGGAGCCCGCGCTGCAGACGGGCTGGAGTGTCCTGCTCACCGGCATGGCCGAGGAGGTCACCGCGCCCGACCAGGTCAGGCGGTTGCGGGAGCTGCCTTTCGCTCCTTGGGCGAACCTGCCGGATCCGGTGTTCGTCCGACTCCCGGCCCGCGAGGTGACCGGCCGCCGCATCCGGTTGCATCCGGGCGGCGTCACGGTCGAGCGGGTCGGCGGCAGGTGA
- a CDS encoding transglycosylase SLT domain-containing protein has translation MAFRRDVEYIDETQPTMVDISAEELKRVGRLIDSVLPSLTDLYGKVEWEGAGRETYDRRLRECGSLLEMLRTGLARAAPALDDYSQALVRAKKKIEEGDAAAEELKKLIAPIVETQSKWVREAEPLAQWEDLREITGFTDWINEQAEQDRINEIRGAAEHHYTTAAHCYSDAKKIEEEARTLCVSALREAFRLLPDFRANSQEAEQIIGGTPGLLAEMEQASHDPNARLPGQGLIPTLRTEHTELTDLHQDIVDRMGKLSLDGPTWGNTDTFNWYALGNREDEDKFKRKWIYAYRSVIETAAREYGIPASVLAGVAYKEVGGKPMWMDGAVDTLRQWHLYSGEPNQTSYGPMSIQVKAAAESLGYDPAKLTDRQREQIIKSLEDPEQSIFIAAKHLADLKQTTDFAYKEPHEMTAEEGEVLAAKYNGGPYWEGPDAQAYAKDYRKHLEAATDALQNPPE, from the coding sequence ATGGCATTTCGTCGCGATGTCGAGTACATCGACGAGACACAGCCGACAATGGTCGACATCAGCGCCGAAGAGCTCAAGCGCGTGGGGCGCTTGATCGATTCGGTCCTGCCCAGCCTCACCGACCTATACGGCAAGGTCGAGTGGGAGGGCGCGGGGCGGGAAACCTATGACCGCAGGCTGCGCGAGTGCGGCTCGCTGCTGGAGATGTTACGCACCGGGCTCGCCAGGGCCGCCCCCGCGCTGGACGACTACAGCCAGGCCCTGGTCCGGGCCAAGAAGAAGATCGAGGAAGGTGACGCCGCGGCGGAGGAGCTGAAAAAGCTCATCGCACCGATCGTCGAGACCCAGTCCAAGTGGGTCCGGGAAGCCGAGCCGCTGGCCCAGTGGGAGGACCTTCGCGAGATCACGGGGTTCACCGACTGGATCAACGAACAAGCCGAGCAGGACCGGATCAACGAGATTCGTGGGGCGGCAGAGCACCACTACACCACGGCCGCGCATTGCTATTCCGACGCGAAGAAGATCGAAGAGGAGGCGCGCACGCTCTGCGTGTCCGCGCTGCGCGAGGCGTTCCGGCTCCTCCCGGACTTCCGGGCGAACTCCCAGGAAGCCGAGCAAATCATCGGTGGCACCCCCGGCCTGCTGGCGGAGATGGAGCAGGCGTCGCACGATCCCAACGCGCGGCTCCCGGGCCAAGGCCTCATCCCCACGTTGCGCACCGAACACACCGAGCTGACCGATCTCCACCAGGACATCGTCGACCGGATGGGCAAGCTCTCCCTCGACGGGCCGACCTGGGGAAACACGGACACGTTCAACTGGTACGCGTTGGGCAACCGGGAGGATGAGGACAAGTTCAAGCGGAAGTGGATCTACGCATACAGGTCCGTGATCGAGACCGCCGCGCGCGAGTACGGCATACCCGCGTCAGTCCTGGCGGGCGTGGCGTACAAGGAGGTGGGCGGCAAGCCCATGTGGATGGACGGCGCCGTGGACACCCTCCGGCAGTGGCATCTGTACTCGGGGGAACCCAACCAGACCTCCTACGGGCCGATGTCCATCCAGGTCAAGGCAGCCGCGGAGAGCCTGGGCTACGACCCGGCGAAACTCACCGACCGGCAACGTGAGCAGATCATCAAATCGCTGGAGGACCCCGAGCAGAGCATCTTCATCGCGGCGAAACACCTGGCCGACCTGAAGCAGACCACTGACTTCGCGTACAAGGAGCCGCACGAGATGACCGCGGAGGAGGGCGAAGTGCTGGCCGCCAAGTACAACGGCGGACCCTACTGGGAGGGCCCGGACGCGCAAGCCTATGCCAAGGACTACCGCAAGCACCTGGAGGCGGCCACCGACGCGTTGCAGAACCCGCCGGAGTGA